AGCCCTCCCCCTCCTAAAGAGGGAGCTGACTATTATCAGGACCCCCAAGTAGGGTATTATCCTGAATATGTAGGAGAGAGATGTCAGGTTCAAGCCAGGGTTGATAAGCTGGATCTTGACAGGAAGATAGAGAGAAATAGCATCGAAGAAGCCGAAGATGAAGCTGCCAGCTATTGATAGGGCCGGATTCCATCCGCTCAATGCCACTATAGCCAGAGCTATGAAACCCCTTCCCGCTGAGATGTACCTAGTGAACTGGCCTATCCACCCCACCACTATATAAGCCCCTCCTATCCCAGTCAGAGTGGCCCCGAGCAAAGTAGCGAGGAACCTCGTCCTGAGGACGTTCACCCCCATAGCCTCAGCGGCTCTTGGATCCTCACCGCAAGCCCTCAATCTTAGGCCCGAAGATGTCCTGAAGAGCCAGAACCAGCAGATTATCGCTATAATCAGGGCTATGGGGAGCAGGGGAGATATGTAGAGGGGGGCCCCGAAGAATGGGATCTTTGATACCATGGGAGAGGCTCCATGATGGCCCCAGGTGTTTATCAAACCCAGTATGCTTATCCCGTATGCGAAAGTATTGAAGCCGACGCCAGCTATTATCTGATCTCCCCTCAGGTAGACGCTTATGAATCCGTGGAGCAAGCCGGCTGAGAGGCCGGAGAGGGCGCCGGCTAGGAGGCCCAAGTAGGGGTCGTTCGTGCTGAAGGTCACGAGGGAGGATACGAAGGCTGAGAGTATGAGTATCCCCTCTAGCCCTATGTTAACTACCCCGCTCCTCTCAGTGACTATCTCACCGACGCTAGCTAGTAGGAGGGGTATCATCGCCACTAGAGCTTGAGAAGTCAGGCTCAGGAGATCCTCTATCATCTTCTCACCCTCAAAATCCTCACCAAATAGGGGACTGAGAGGACTATCACTATCATCCCTATAAGAGCATCAGCTAGCTCCGTTGGAACTCTAGCCCTCAATTCAGCAGCCTCCCCTCCTATCAGGAGCATTGAGAGGAAAATGGATGAGAGTATTATGCCTATGGGGTTGTTCCTGCCTAGGAGGCCGGCCCCTATTCCAGCGAAGCCCATCCCGTAGAGCCCGGACATCGTGGAATCTATAGCATGGGTGTGCCCTAGGATGAGGAGGGAGCCGCCCAGACCGCTCATAGCTCCTCCGATGATCATAGATATTATTATTGAGCTCTCCGGATTGAATCCAGCGTATCTAGCTGTCCTAGGTGAGATGCCGACGACCCTCATTCTGTAGCCCAGGGCCGAGTGATATATGAGGAAGTACATAGCCAGAGAGGTGAGCACAGCTATAGGAAATATGATAGGTATGGAGAGTGACTGTATCCTCAGATAATCTATCCTAGCGGCCTTGGGGACCGAGACGGATTGGTACGGCATTAGGGGATCGAAGAGGTAAGTCGATATTAGATAGAGGAGGGAGAAGTAGATCATCCAGTTGAACATTATCGAAGTTACCACTTCGTTGACACCCCTCTTCACCTTTATCAAAGCTATTAGGGCTGAGAGAAGGCCTCCAGCTGCCATGCCAATGAGCATAGAGAGGAGGGGGTTCCCCGTAACATATGCTATCAGTAGGGAGGCTAGGGCCCCAAGGTAGAACTGCCCCTCCCCTCCTATATTGAAGACACCGACTAAAGAGGGTATTGAGAAAGCTAGGGCTGTGAGGATCAGGGGGGTGCTCCTTATCATCAGGTAAGTGGGGTTGCTCAGGCCCTCCCTTATGACTATCGAGAAGACTATGTTGGCATCGTATCCCATTAAAATGAGCATGATATAGCCGATGAAGAAGCTCAGGATTATTGAGAGGGATACCTCGAGTATTATCCTACGCATTCACACCACCCATCAGCAATCCCAGCCTCTCGAGGGTGAGGTTCTCGCTCCTCTCAATCCCCACAAACTTCCCCTCATAAATAACGGCTATCCTATCGCACAACTCGAATATCTCATCCAGATCGCTCGATATCAATATTATGGATCTCCCCTCCTCCCTGAACTTGAGTAAGGTACTCCTTATGAACTCCGTAGCGGCCACATCGAGCCCCTGAGTGGGTTCACTCACTATCAGGACTTTAGGAGCTTTTATAATCTCCCTTCCGACTAGCAGCCTCTGCTGATTACCGCCACTCAGGTACTTAACCTGACTCCTCACCGAGCCCACTATGTTGAACCTCTCTATTATCTCCCCAGCTCTACCCGAAGCTAGAGGCCAGATTATCCTGCCTCCTCTCCCCAGGAAGCTCCTCAGGCTAGTGAGGATGGAGTTCTCCATCAAGTTCATCTCTAGGACCAAGCCCACTGCCCTGGAATCCGGAATATATGCCAAGCCCTCCCTATACCTAGCTTCAGCCGGTAGGTCAGTTATATCCCTACCATCCAAGAGTATCCTTCCCCTCTCCGCCCTCCTCATCCCAGCCAGAGCTTCAGCGAGCTCCAACTGTCCGTTCCCCTGGACACCAGCTATCCCAAATATCTCGCCCTCATGGAGTTCGAAGGATACTCCCTTAACTGCATGGAGCCCTCTATCATCCCTCACCCATAGGTCCTCGACCCTCATGACCTCTCCACCCGGGGAGGAGGCGCTCCTCTTAGCCGGAACGATGCCCCTGCCGACCATCATAATGGCTAGCTCCTCCTCGCTCACCGAGGGGGTTTCGTAAGTGCCCACTCTCTCCCCCTTCCTCAAGATCGTCACTCTATCCGTTATCTCCTTAGCTTCCCTCAGCTTGTGAGTTATGAAGATTATCGCGATCCCCTCTTCCCTGAGCTCCTTGAGGATCCTGAAGAGCTCCCTGCTCTCAATCGGAGTAAGGACGGATGTGGGTTCATCGAATATTATCAGTTTAGGCCTGGATAGGAGGACCTTTATTATCTCAACTCTCTGCTGCACTCCGACGGGCAGATCCTCGACGTTCGCTTCCAGGGGGACCCTGAACTTGAGCCTCTCCATAACATCCTCAGCTCTCCTTTTCACCTCCTCTATCCCCACCCTCTGGAAGGAGCTCAGGTAGAGATAGAAGTTCTCAAGGACGCTCATCGTGGGCACGAGGGAGAACCTCTGATAGACCATGCTTATACCGCTCCTCATCGAGTCCCATGGCCCCTTGAATGAAACAGCCCTTCCGGAGAAGATTATCTCCCCGCTAGTTTGCTTTATCTCCCCATAGAGGATCCTCATGAGCGTAGTTTTCCCAGCCCCGTTCTCCCCTAGGAGGCCGTGGATCTCGCCCTCCGAGGCCTCGAAGTCCACCCCCCTGAGGGCTACCACGCCATCAGGATATACCTTAGTTATCCCCCTCATCTCCACCAATTTCAACGATAACACCTCCAAAAGATGAACCTCCTGAAGAACTGAGCTTCAAGCTATCTGAAGCTAAAAGCCCCATATCTCGTTGAGGGCGCGATAATATAAAAAATTTAAGGGAGAGTTAGCCCTTCTCCAGGGCAGCATCCAGGTTCCCGGCGAGAAGCTCCCTGATTATGGAATCATATTCATCGTGATTAGCTGGCATCTTGAACTTTATCTCTCCCTTCATTATCTTCTCCTTGAGTTCATCGGCTATCCTCTGAGCGTCCCCAGGTATATAAGCCTTCCTCTGCTGATCCACGATCTTCACGACATCATCGGGAGTCATATCCTTCAATTGCTTCGCCTCATAGGCGAGAGTAGCGAACTCCTTCACACCATCGAGGTCCCATACTCCGACTCCTCCTTCCTTGAGTCCAAGAGTCGTTATCCCTCCCTTCCAAGTCCCCTTGACTACCATCTCTATAGCGGTGTAAACAGCGACGTCTACCCTCTTAGCTCCACTCAACGGTATATCCTTCGGGGATATCCATTCCTGACTAGCATCCTGGCCTATAGCTAGGGCTGCGATCTTCCCCTGCCTGGAGTTCCACTCCTTAACGGCGTTGAACATGCCTATATGCGTCAAGCCAGCTAAACCATAGAGGACCTTGACGTCCTGCTGGAGCAGCGTCATGGCAGCGTTGTAGCCAGCTTGAGTATCAGTGAAGGTACCGGTGTACTGCCAGACGAAATCCATCCTCTGTCCCGTGGCCTTCTCATAGTACTTGACACCGTAGAGATAGCCGACGTGGAACTTCCAGAGGGGAGGAATATCCATCCCAGCTACAGCACCCACTTTGTTCCCTCCTAAGGATTTGGCCATCCCCGAAGCTAATACTCCGACAATGGCTGCGCATTCCTGCTCCCTGAACAATATGTCCACCTCATTCTTCCTCGCGATCCCGGTCGTGGAATCTATTAATGCGAACTTCTGATCCGGGAATTTATCAGCTGTCTTGTTCAGAGCATCGGTCCACAGGAACCCTATCAAGACTAAGAGGTCATATTCGCCCCTCTTACTCAGATCCTCAAGTAATGGGACCATGTCCGCGAGTGATTTAGGTGTTAGAGTCTCTATTTCTATACCGAAATCCTTCTGGGCCTTAGTAGCTCCTAGATAGGCCATATCATTGAAGCTGAGATCTCCCCTCCCTCCGACATCGAAGAGTATGGCGACCTTGACCTTCTTAGTGGGCGTCGGTTGAGCTGGCTGAATGAGGAAATAGGCTGCTACCGCAGCCACTATTATGATCAGGATGAGGAGGGCTGCCCCCACTTTACTCAGACCATCTCTCCTCATAAGGGGCACCTCGATGTAGCGGAGCGGAAGCTTAAAAGCTTGGGGATGGGCATCAACTCCGCGATGAGGGCTTTAGTACTCCACGCTCCGAGGGATCTGAGGCTCGAAGACGTTGATGAGAGGAGCCCTGGGAATGGATGGGTCAAAGTGAGGGTCAGGAGAGTCGGTATATGCGGCACGGACAAATCTATTTATCTCGGCGACTACGCGGCGAGGAAGTTACCCATAATATTGGGGCACGAGATCTCGGGCGAGATCGTTGAAGTGGGTGAGGGCGTTGATGAGAGGATTATAGGGCAGAGAGTAACTAGCGAAATCAATTTGAGCTGCGGGGAATGCTCCTTCTGTAAAAGAGGATTGAGGGAGCACTGCTTGAGAAGGGAAGCATTAGGGATAAGCTTAGATGGTGGGATGGCAGAGTACGTGCTGACCAGAGCGGATCTCATCCATCCAATAGGTGATCTGAGCTGGCTTCAGGGTGCATTCATCGAGCCTTTAGCGGCTGCATTGAAGCCATTCTTCCTCATGCCCCCTCCTCCATCATCCAGCATAGCCGTAGTGGGTGTGGGAACGATAGGCCTCCTCTCAGTTCAGATATCAGCGCTTTTCGCCCCTAAGAGGCTCGTAGCTATCTCAAGGAGGAGGGGCAGGAAATCAGAGTTAGCTGAAATATTTGGCGCTGAGTCTATGACCGTTGAGGAGGCTTTAAACTTAAAGGGGGAGTTCGATCTCGTTATAGAGGCATCAGGATCCCCGAATGGCCTTGAAATAGCTCTTAATCTCACTAGGCCCAGGGGAACGATATTCGCTAAATCCACGCACGGTAAGGAGGTTTCATTCGATTACACACGGGCTGTCGTGAATGAGATAACCATACTCGGGAGCAGATGCGGCCCGTTCGATGCAGCAATAGAGCTCCTCAGGAAGGGGAAGGTGAGAGTGGATGAGCTGGTCACATCGGTCTACAAGCTTGAGGATGGAGTAGAGGCCTTCATCAGATCCTTAGATCCGGATGAATTGAAAGTACAGCTGGAATGAGTCAGTAGAGGAAGATGTAATTCACCCCTCTCAGCTTCTCGGATAGGGAGGCCTTGATCCTCCTATAGTAGGCATTCGAGTCCTCCGCACTCATCTTTCCCATCCTTATCCCGGGCTTCTCCCTGAATTTATCGAAGTAAATGAGATCCGATAGACTCTTCACCTCCTTCACCAAGGCTAATATGTCCTCTAAAGCCGCTCCCGGTATTATAGGCCCTATGAACGTGAAAGTCCTTATACCAGCTTCCTTGAGCTTTTGAAGCGTATAAATCCTATCCTTCACGCTGGAGGCCCTCGGCTCCAATGCCCTCCTCAACTCATCATCCAGAGTAATTATAGTGAGGCCCACGCTCGCATCACTGAACCCGCTTATGATATCGAGATCCCTCAAGACCAGACTGGACTTGGTCTGTATTATGATGGGCCAATCCCTCTCCAATAAGAGCTTCAATATCGCCCTGGTTATCGCGAGGGAGGATTCCGCGGGTTGGTAAGCGTCGGTGAGCGAGGATATGTAGACCACACCCCTAGCCTTCCTGAAGATCTCCTTCTCCAGGAGCTCGATGGCGTTCAGCTTAGCGTAAACGTAGCTCCCCCAGGCGCCTGAGTAGCCCATCCTCCTCGTGTAGTATTGAGCGTAACAGTAGGAACATGCATGGGAGCAGCCTATATATGGATTCACGCAATAGTCCCCGATGGAGCTCCTATTCAGTATGCTCTTCGCCCTTATCCCTTCCATTATGATTTTATACTCCGGGCTCACAAAAACTTAACCCATGAAGAAGCTGAAGATACTATCGAGTGACTTCAGGGTCAGGGAGATAAAGGAGCTTGAACTGATATCCGAGGGGTTGCCAGAACATTCTCTCGATTTGAAGGAGATATCAGGTTCCTCTCCCCCGGAGATTTTCGTGGGGAGGTTCGGATACCCCAAGGTTTATGTAGGACCCCTGATACCTCCCTTCCATGGCGATTCCAGGCATTTAGCGATGCCTGAAACCTGGTTCGGGAAGGGGCTCGATGAGATAATAGGTATGAGGATTCAGTTAGTCAGGGGAAAATTGAAGGTAGATGTGAGGGCTCAGGATAGATTAGTTGAGGAAATGAGGGAAGCCATGCTCTCAGAGAGCTCCGTTCAAGCTGAAGCTAAGTTGAAGAATAGACCTAGGGGCTATATATTCTCAGAGGATTTTCAGCCCTTCGGACCCTCAGCCCTCCTGGAGGAACTGAGAATGGAGCCTGGCAGGGCTGATCACAGGATAGAGAGGCTCTACTACGATAGGGATGCTGCAGCAGCTGAGGCGATCGAGGAGCTCTACTCCTCCGGGCTCCCAGTCTCAAGGATACAGCAGAGTTTGAGCGCTGGACTCTTAGGAAGGAGGAGGAAGTTCGTCCCCACTAGATGGGCGATAACTGCAGTCGATGATCAAGTATCGAGGCATTTAATCGATAAGATAAGGGATATGCAGGAGATCGGGGAGTATAGAGTGTACTTGGGGGAGTACCTGAACAATAGATGGGCCATAATAATGATCCCCGGCCCTTGGAGCTACGAATCGATAGAGGCCTGGTTCCCGGGTATAATCACGGATTCCCTAGCTATAGCTGGCGACTTCGAGCCCTTCTGGGGTAGGCGTGAGTACGCTAGCATGGGGGGTTGCTACTACGCTGGCAGGCTCGCGGTCTCCGAGGAGCTCATGAGGATGGGGAGGCAGGCATCAGTCCTCATACTCAGGGAAGCTTACCCGGGCTACGTGCCGATAGGCGTGTGGAACGTGAGGGAGAGCGTGAGGAACGTCCTGAGGGGGAGGCCAGAGGTATTATCTAGCTTGGATGAATGCCTCAAAATAGTTAAAGGATGGCTCTCCCTCCCGATCAAAGTATGGATGAATAATTCGAGGCTCCTTAAGGTGAAAGCCCGTCAAATCAGCTTGGAGGACTTCCTCTAGATTTTTAAATGATTAAAATCGATCTTAGGGGGATCTGAGGTGGATGAGTGCGCTGTATGCGGGAGGAGGGGTGTGAGCTTGCTATGGGCCCGTCATAAGGAGAGGGGAGGGATCTGGATCTGTGCTGAATGCTGGAAGAAATTATATGAGGATAATATGCTAGTTTATGGATCCGGGGAGTCAGGGTGCTCCTGCTGAATTAAGATATCTTACCCCTCGGAAGCTTCAAAGAACCTATTATGAGCGGTATCAGTAGCAGAGATGCTAATGAGAAGAGGAATGGAGCGGAGAATCCGTAAATCAGCCCTCCTACAGCTGACATAGTGCCGGAGAGGCTCCCCTCGACGAGCCCATTTATAGCGTTTATCTTGCCCCTGACCTCCTCGCTAGTCAGATCGAAGAGTAGAGCTTGAGAAGCGGGCGAAGATGCGAAGATGACGTTCACGATCAGAGCTATAGAGAAGGAGAGAGGGTCCCTAGCTAGGGAAATGAGGAGAAGTCCGAGGCAGGCTGATAGATAGCCTAGAGCCATCGTAAGATTTCTACCGATCCTATCGGTGAGGTAGCCCGAGATGAGAAGGGAGATCGTTGATATAATCGCTGTCAATGTCGATAGCAATCCCCAGAGTTCTAGGGAGAGGCCCAAGTATTTCACAGCGTACACCTGGAGATAAGGATAAGCCATATTGTAGATCCCGACGACAGAGGAGCTTATCGCTATGAGCTTCCCCAGATCCCCTCTCATGAATCTCAGGGCATTCCTATACTCCTTGATAGCGTGTCCAAAGCTAAGTTCAGTTCTTGAGCTGTATGTCTCAACGAGGAGGAGCCTGATTATCCCAGCTAGCAGGGTAGAGAGGGAGACCAGGAGGAAGAGGATCCTCATCCCCCTCTCCAGCCCCTGGGAGGATACCACTAAAGTGGCCAGGGGTGGACCAGCTAGCCCCAGGAGCTGCGAGGGGGCGTTCATCAGGGAGACGCCAGAGCCCCTCCTCTCGCTCGGGAGTATATCACCCACCAGAGCCATGAGGGCCGGCTGGTACATGAGGGCTAAAGAGCATATGAAATTCCCGATCAATAGAAACCTCCAATCAGGTGCGAATACGAATATTAAATTGGAGAATGCGTATAAGATCGTCATTGGTACGATAACCCTTTTCCTTCCCAGGACGTCTGCTAAATATCCCCCGAAGAGCCTCGAGACCGATAGCGTGACCATGGAGACTAAGTTTATCAATCCCACATCCACTATGCTCCCCCCGAGCTCTAGGATGAACAGTGAGAAGTAGACATTTACGGCTGATGTGAAGGGGTTCATGAGGGCCCATGTCACCGTTATTATTATGAAATTCCTCCTCGAGTTCACAGGAGGCGCCTGAACCTCTAGTTAAAAAACTTAACATCCATGGAACTCGGAGCCCCCGAGCGACCGTGACTCATAGCCCCTTGATGGGATGGGAGGGCCATCCCTCAGCCAGACCATCGGGATCATATGCCACTAGTCCCCCGACTATTGTGAGGGATGCTCTAATTCCCGAGATATCGTAACGGTTCAGGGACCAGGGACTGCTATCTAGGAGCGTTAAATTGGCTTCAGACCCTATGCTCAGCTCAGGGGAGTACATTTTGAGAGCCTGATCCAAGCTTAAAGGCTTTACTCCGAGTTCTCCACCAGTCAAAGCGGCTTCAATGCTCATCCAAGGGTTCTCGGGCTCGACTGGGGCATCGCTGCTCCCCCTAATTTTCAATCCCACCTCGAGCATATCCGAGAATCTGTAAGCATATTTGACCCTCTCCCCGAGCCTCTTCCCGAGCCACCAGTCCGAGATGGTGAAGTGAGGTTGGACAGCTATGAGTTGGGGCTTAGCTTTAGATAACCTCTCTAATAGGTCCTGAGGGATCAGGGAGGCATGTTCTATCCTCAAATTATTAGCTCCCATCTCCAGGGCTTTTATCACTTCCTCGAGGGCCCTATCCCCTATCGCATGCACAGCGAGCACTTTGCCCCTCTCAGCCAGGGAGCGTGAGAGGGCATAAATCTCCTTCCACCCCTTGAGTAGGACTCCGAAGTTCCCAGGGTCATCCTCATATTCCTCTCTGAGGGCAGCAGTCCTCGCTCCGAAGCTACCATCAGCGTAAACCTTCACTCCATCAACTGAGGCATCATCTGAGCTCAGCCCCTCTGAGAGGTAGAGCCTCACTCTTATAGGCGCTTCTACGCTCTTGAGGATCCTGAGTTCCTCTAACGAGGCATCCATGCTGTGAACTTCAGTTATTCCGTAGCTCAGAAGTCTTTTCATCGCCTTCAGGAGGGAAAGCTTGTTAATAGAGGATCTAACCTTCCTAATAGCGGAATAGAGCTCATCCTCGAATAAAAGATCCTTCCCTATCCCCAGCTCCTTCATGGCCCTCGAATTCAGCACGCCGGCGTGCAAGCATATCCTAGTGAGAAGCAGGGGGTTCTCCGGGCATATATCATCTAGATCCTCTTTCCTAGGATATCTTCCATCCCTGAAATTCTCCTGGTCCCATCCATGCCCTATTATCCATTCTCCAGGCTTAGAGACCCTCACCCTAGATTTAACTGCTTCCCTGAGCTCATCGATGCTCCTAATACCCCTAAGGTCGAGGCTCCTCATCGAGAGGGCGTAGCTGAGTAGATGCATGTGCGAGTCAACTAAACCTGGTATGAGGACTCTTCCATCAGCATCCAGGAACTTGGCCCTCCCCCTGTACTTCTCGCAGGTGTCTGAAGTGCCAAAATCCAGTATCTTCCCATCTTCAATTATTAAGCAACTCCTCTCATAGCTCCCCATTATCCTCGCGTTCTCAATAGCTAGCAAATTATCACCACTCAACTTCGGATCGAGAGGATAAAAAATCAGAAGTCCATGGAATTTACTATTTCATCGGGTAGCTCCGGGCAGTTGAACCTGAGCCAGATCTTACTCTCCTCTATCTCAGCTCTCAGGAGTTCTTCGAACTCCTTCATGCTGTAATAACTGGTTGGCTTGAGTTCCTTGAGCCTCGAATCGCTCAGCCCCGGGACCTTCCTCGGGACGAGCACTTTATCTCCCCAGAAGGGATGGGGCTCATATTCCACCACTCCCCTAGAGGATTGAAGGATGAAGAGCTCATCCTCCTCAATAGTGGGCTTAGATCCTCCCCTCACCCTGATCCTCCCATCAGATTCCTCGAATATAGGCTCCGGAACTGAGATCTTCACCCCTTTTATCTCCCTCTCTACCCACTTATACTCAGCGCCCACCCTACCGGTAGTGACGAAGACGTAAACCTCCACATCCCTCCTCCTCAGCATCTCATAAAATCTGAGCACGTGCATAGAATCGCTTACCCCTATTGTAAACTCTGAAAACCTTGGAACATATCTTACTTTCCCTACGAGCTCCTTTGCCTGAGCTGGATGTCCTATGGTCTTCCCATCCGCCAGGAACTTCGCTGCTATAGCTGGATCCCTCACCCTCATCCAAGCGTAAGACGTGAAGTAGCTCGGGGAGAGGAATATAGCTGTAGTCAGGGGCCCGCTAGATACTACATCATCGAAGAAACCCGTGTCCTCCAGGTATAGAACGGTCCTAGAATTCCTGTTAGGCTTGCCGAAGTAAGTGAATAGCTCCCCCTTGAATGAGGGCATCCCCCTCTCATCGAACTCGGTGTTCTCGTGAAGGGCCCTGCTGCTCATAGCCCCCCTCCACATAGCTGTCTGCGTCTCATCTAGGTCCTCGGTCTTAGTCCAGGCCCCCCTCTCAGATCCATAGACCCTTTCATCGCATATAGCTATGATATCATCGTTCTTAATCACCTGATCCTTCACGAATTCAAGGGGATTTATGCCGAATCTCTCGATGAATATCCTCGAGTTCCTCTCATCCCAGGCGTAAAAACTGTGAGTAGATTTCCCGCTCCCCGTAAGTCCCCATATAGCCATAACAACCCTTCTCCAGCTCCCATCCCCCATCTTGACGGTGAACTCCCTCAGAGCCGCGTGCTCCCCAGTGCATCCCTTACCATAGACGAAGTTGATCCAGTGGCAGAGGACCCCCTTCTTGACCTCCCCCTGGTAAGAGGATACGGTCACTATAGTGAGGTTCGCGTAGGGGAACCTTATCACCATCATCATGTTCTCAGTACCGGGTATCTTGGGGTTTCCGAGGTAGTGGGGGATCACGAAGAGCTCGGCATCCGGATCTCCATCAGGAGGCGCTGGAAAAACTAGCTGAGACCATCTATACGCTATATCGGGGAACTGAGGGTCAACGTAGACTCTCGCATGCATCTGAACTTTGGTCCCGGGCTTCCCAACGTAACCATCGACTTTTATCAGGGGGCCCTGAGCGAGTATGTGCTCCAGGACCCTGAGCATGAGGAGCTTATGCTCGTACTTAAGCTCCCCATCATCATCAACTACTGATGTGTTGGCCGCTGATCTGCTCCAGATATTAGAAGCCCATCCCCAGGCGCCGTTCCTGTACTGGTTCCCATATAGTTTGGCCCTCTCGAAGAGATCCGGAGGGTTATCGAGTATCGGAATGAGACCAGCTTTCCTCTTCATTTCAACGATTTTTCTGAAGGCCTCCCTGAAGCTATCAGGGTTCAGATCCTCCAGAGGTGGTATGGGGCTCATCGGTCTGCTAGTCAGTTAAGTTATAAAAATTATGACGTTGGCCAATATTATGACGTTGCCTCCCGAATCGCTCCGAAGAGCTCCCTTATATCCACTTCACTGAGGACCCCGTAGCTTATCCTGAAGTACTCCTTCCCTCCTCTGAACGCGGCTGCAGGCACTATCCCCACAACCGGATCCCGATTGAGTAGCTTCATCGCTAACTCATTAGAGTCAGGCACATTGGGATGCATTGAATAGAGGTAAAATGCACCTCTCGGCTCCGGGAATATCAATCCAGCTTTCCTAGCTTCCCTAATCACCTCATCCTTCAGTTTGGCGTAATGCTCCCTCACCCTCCGGAAGTAATCATCGCTCGCAGCTTCTATCATCTTCATTATAATGAACTGGGAGATCTCGGATACGCCAGCCGTCATCAAGTAGAGGATCCTACCGACCAGCTCGGGCCTCTCAGCTCCCCAGTATATGTAACCTATCCTGAGCCCTGGTAAGGCGAAGGTCTTGCTGAAAGTATCCGCTATGATATCCCCAACAACCTCGACTCTCTCCCCGAAGTATATCTGGGAGTAAGCTGCATCGTTTATCAGCAACACATTCCTCCTCCTCAGCTCATCCCAGAGATCCATCAGCTCAGAGTTAGGTTGGACGAAGCCTGTCGGATTATTGGGGTAGTTTATCAGGACCCCTGAGACACCTTCCAATTTACTCGTGACCTCATTGACGAGATCTTCAGCCAGAGGATCGTACGTTGAGATCTGATACCCGAATTCGCTCGCATGCTCGAAGTACTGGGGGAAGCCGGGGGCTGGGACGAGTATCCTCCCCCTCCTGATCTTAGATGCAGCTAAAGCTGATATCAGCAAGGATTGAGCTCCTCCGTTCGTTATGAATATCCTATCCTTCTCGAGATCTCTCCCCAAAAATTCGCTCCCGAAATGGGATATGCTCTCCCTAGCAGCTTCAGTCCCGACGAATGGCAGGTACTTCCTGCCCATCTCCCCGATCCCCAATTCCCTCAACTGGACCGGTGGCTCGTGAGAGGGCTCACCTATGTGGGCATTTATTACCCTCTTCCCCTCGCTCTCCTTCCTCCTGCAGGCATCGAATACATCCCTTATCGTCAGCATACGTATTCACTCACCTGTAGATTAAGACGATATCCCCTACGCTCGCGTTGAGGTCAGCGGCTACAACTGGACATTTAACTAAGAGCATGTGAAATATCCCATTGAAATCCCCCAAAATCTCGTAGTTCCCCTGGCCCTTCGATATCACGAGGTCATGCT
The sequence above is drawn from the Candidatus Korarchaeum cryptofilum OPF8 genome and encodes:
- a CDS encoding Nre family DNA repair protein, yielding MKKLKILSSDFRVREIKELELISEGLPEHSLDLKEISGSSPPEIFVGRFGYPKVYVGPLIPPFHGDSRHLAMPETWFGKGLDEIIGMRIQLVRGKLKVDVRAQDRLVEEMREAMLSESSVQAEAKLKNRPRGYIFSEDFQPFGPSALLEELRMEPGRADHRIERLYYDRDAAAAEAIEELYSSGLPVSRIQQSLSAGLLGRRRKFVPTRWAITAVDDQVSRHLIDKIRDMQEIGEYRVYLGEYLNNRWAIIMIPGPWSYESIEAWFPGIITDSLAIAGDFEPFWGRREYASMGGCYYAGRLAVSEELMRMGRQASVLILREAYPGYVPIGVWNVRESVRNVLRGRPEVLSSLDECLKIVKGWLSLPIKVWMNNSRLLKVKARQISLEDFL
- a CDS encoding pyridoxal phosphate-dependent aminotransferase, whose product is MLTIRDVFDACRRKESEGKRVINAHIGEPSHEPPVQLRELGIGEMGRKYLPFVGTEAARESISHFGSEFLGRDLEKDRIFITNGGAQSLLISALAASKIRRGRILVPAPGFPQYFEHASEFGYQISTYDPLAEDLVNEVTSKLEGVSGVLINYPNNPTGFVQPNSELMDLWDELRRRNVLLINDAAYSQIYFGERVEVVGDIIADTFSKTFALPGLRIGYIYWGAERPELVGRILYLMTAGVSEISQFIIMKMIEAASDDYFRRVREHYAKLKDEVIREARKAGLIFPEPRGAFYLYSMHPNVPDSNELAMKLLNRDPVVGIVPAAAFRGGKEYFRISYGVLSEVDIRELFGAIREATS
- a CDS encoding MFS transporter; translated protein: MNSRRNFIIITVTWALMNPFTSAVNVYFSLFILELGGSIVDVGLINLVSMVTLSVSRLFGGYLADVLGRKRVIVPMTILYAFSNLIFVFAPDWRFLLIGNFICSLALMYQPALMALVGDILPSERRGSGVSLMNAPSQLLGLAGPPLATLVVSSQGLERGMRILFLLVSLSTLLAGIIRLLLVETYSSRTELSFGHAIKEYRNALRFMRGDLGKLIAISSSVVGIYNMAYPYLQVYAVKYLGLSLELWGLLSTLTAIISTISLLISGYLTDRIGRNLTMALGYLSACLGLLLISLARDPLSFSIALIVNVIFASSPASQALLFDLTSEEVRGKINAINGLVEGSLSGTMSAVGGLIYGFSAPFLFSLASLLLIPLIIGSLKLPRGKIS
- a CDS encoding phosphoenolpyruvate carboxykinase (ATP), producing the protein MSPIPPLEDLNPDSFREAFRKIVEMKRKAGLIPILDNPPDLFERAKLYGNQYRNGAWGWASNIWSRSAANTSVVDDDGELKYEHKLLMLRVLEHILAQGPLIKVDGYVGKPGTKVQMHARVYVDPQFPDIAYRWSQLVFPAPPDGDPDAELFVIPHYLGNPKIPGTENMMMVIRFPYANLTIVTVSSYQGEVKKGVLCHWINFVYGKGCTGEHAALREFTVKMGDGSWRRVVMAIWGLTGSGKSTHSFYAWDERNSRIFIERFGINPLEFVKDQVIKNDDIIAICDERVYGSERGAWTKTEDLDETQTAMWRGAMSSRALHENTEFDERGMPSFKGELFTYFGKPNRNSRTVLYLEDTGFFDDVVSSGPLTTAIFLSPSYFTSYAWMRVRDPAIAAKFLADGKTIGHPAQAKELVGKVRYVPRFSEFTIGVSDSMHVLRFYEMLRRRDVEVYVFVTTGRVGAEYKWVEREIKGVKISVPEPIFEESDGRIRVRGGSKPTIEEDELFILQSSRGVVEYEPHPFWGDKVLVPRKVPGLSDSRLKELKPTSYYSMKEFEELLRAEIEESKIWLRFNCPELPDEIVNSMDF
- a CDS encoding amidohydrolase, coding for MLAIENARIMGSYERSCLIIEDGKILDFGTSDTCEKYRGRAKFLDADGRVLIPGLVDSHMHLLSYALSMRSLDLRGIRSIDELREAVKSRVRVSKPGEWIIGHGWDQENFRDGRYPRKEDLDDICPENPLLLTRICLHAGVLNSRAMKELGIGKDLLFEDELYSAIRKVRSSINKLSLLKAMKRLLSYGITEVHSMDASLEELRILKSVEAPIRVRLYLSEGLSSDDASVDGVKVYADGSFGARTAALREEYEDDPGNFGVLLKGWKEIYALSRSLAERGKVLAVHAIGDRALEEVIKALEMGANNLRIEHASLIPQDLLERLSKAKPQLIAVQPHFTISDWWLGKRLGERVKYAYRFSDMLEVGLKIRGSSDAPVEPENPWMSIEAALTGGELGVKPLSLDQALKMYSPELSIGSEANLTLLDSSPWSLNRYDISGIRASLTIVGGLVAYDPDGLAEGWPSHPIKGL